A segment of the uncultured Desulfobulbus sp. genome:
GACTCCTTCGCCAGATGTGGCGTTTTTTTCTCGTGGGTAGCGCGGCCTTTATGGTCAATGGTGTCCTGGTGGAGATACTGGTGCATCCCATCGGTCCGGTCAAGGCGCAACTGTTCGCCTTTCCCCTGGCGGCGACCGTGGCTTGGTGGTTGAACCGAACGTATACCTTTGGCGCCAGCAGCTCCGCACTTCACCGTGAATGGTTCACCTATATCATGGCGAATGGTATCGGCTGGCTGATCAACAACGGGGTGTACTTGCTTTTGATCTACCGGTTCCGCCTGGTGGCGCAACACCCTTCGCTGGCCGTTGCTGCCGGATCCATCGCCGGGATGTTTGTCAATTTCATTCTCTCGCGTCAGCTGGTTTTCCGAAAAAACGACGTACCACCCTTGCCGAAGACCTCCTCCTCACTCCACTGAAGTCCTCCAACCATTGAATAAAGGCTCTCAACGATCTGCAGAAACCTCCCGTGCCGCATCCGCCAGTACCTGCCAGGCCGCAGCATGGCTCTCACGCACATCGGGCACAATCACCAGCCGCTGCGCAAAACCGTAGTCAGTGAGCGCCTTGCGGCATTCCACAAGCGTATCCTGAACGATTTCCTTGGGATGATCGCCGTAGAGGTTGTACACCAGGCCGAGGAAGGGAATTTCGCGGGCCTTGATCGCCTCCAGGCTGAGGCGAATGTGGTTGATCGAGCCCAAACGCGGTGAGCCGACAAGCACCATCGGCATCTTGCGTGCGGCGTAAAAATCAAGCAACACACGATCCGCGGTCAGGGGCACCAGCAATCCACCGGCACCTTCGACCAGCAGCCACTGATGCCGTTTTTGCAGGGTGGCAATGGCCTGGTCCAGCACCGACTCTTCGATGGTCTTGCCGACCATGCGTGCCGCAAGCACCGGGGAGGCGGGAAAGGGAAAGAGGTATGGGCAGGTGGTCCCTTCACGGTCGAAATCGGTGAGCGGCTGTCCCATCAGTTTGCGGTGGAGGAGGATATCCTCGGACATCTCGGTGCAGCCGGTCTGCACCAACTTGAGCGTGGTGACGGTGTGCCCGAGTTGCAGCAGGTACCGGGCAAACAGGCCGGTGATGTAGCTTTTGCCGACATCGGTATCAATACCGCCGATGGCAAGGGTGTATTGTGGTTGGGTCATGGCTGCCCCTTGGTTGAGGTTGCATCGACGCCTCTTTGCAGGAGGGTTCTACGACCTCGGACGGGCGACGACAAACATGGGATGGTAGGTGAGCCGGACGCCCCGCTCGCCGCCAAAGAGATGCTGATACTGGTGTATGAATTCATTCACCTGCCGCCGCGTCCAGGCCTGCTGGCCGATGGAGTTGACTCCGGTTGCCCGCAGGTGCTTGAGCACGGCCAGAGGATCGGCGTACCACAGGACTTCCCGGGCCTCTTCCGCCGCCAAAATCTCAAACCGTTCCGACATCACCGTCAACAGTTGATCGAGGTTGCGATACACCAGGCCGACCCCGGTCACATCGCGAATTTCGCGCAGGTTGTCCTTGCCGTACAAGGAGAGGGCAAAGATGCCGCCTGTATGCAGCTGCCGATGCAGCTTGGTGCAGAGGGCCGGTAAATCGTGGACCCAGTGGAGGGTGGAGGAGGAGATGATCAGATCAAAGGAGCCGGGCAGGCGCACCGATTCAATATCGCCGGCAACAAAGGTGATATTTTCCGCCTTGGGCCCGATCTTGCGGCAGACGCACTCTTCAAAGGCGGCAACCAGATCACTGATGGTCAAATGGGAAAGAGCTGGAAAACACTCAAAGATACGCTGAGTCAGCAGTCCGGTGCAGCAACCGATCTCCAGCGCCTGATCGGGCGCAAGTCCGGGCGCGGCCTCGGCCAGCATGGCCAGGAGATGCTCGGCCACCCGGTGCTGAACCGTGGCATGCTGTTCATAGGTGGACGCCGCCTGTTCAAAACGGAGTCGTATCAGTTTCTTATCGGGAATCATCGGTATCGATCGGGTTACGTCGTACATATTTTCAAAAACCTCGCAACCCAACGATCAAACGTGGTGCAGATGGGGTGAAAATAAAACGAGAAACTTCTGGACGATCACTACGCTGCCAACTACCTCTACTACGCCTGCCTCTGCTTACTTGCCCCAGAGCAGGCTCCCCAATATCCAGCCGGATACGCCCTGGTCATGTTCGACATGGATCCAGCCGCCCTGGGATCCCAGCACATGGAAGACCGTGCCATAATTGGCCCTGGCCACGATTTCCGCATCAGTCTTGGGCTCTTTGCGAACATTGATCTGCTGCCCGTTGTCTTTGTTGGCCCGAACAATGACATAGGCATCCTGCTGGGTCGTCTTGCGGTGCACCCAGCCGGTACTGCCCTCGAAATCGCGCACCTGCAGCCAATCGCCTTTTTTACTGATGACTTCCAGCGGATAACCGCTGCCCAGTTTCCACAGAATCCCTTGATCGGTCCCCGGCCCGGAGCGCATGTTGATATCTTCCCCGGCAATGGCAACCATCTCAGCCCCGGCAGCCCCATGCAGGTGCAGCAGCAAAAAACAGGCAACGGACAACACCAGGTGGCGTCCCTTCATCCCTTGGCTCCCTGTTGTTGGGGTTCATCTGAGGACAACGGCGGACCTATGGTCACGCCATAGCCGGCAATATCAAGACCAAGTGCACCAGAACGGCAGGCTTCGGTGCAACATTTGAGACAGCGAATGCAGCTGCCGCTGTTGACCATCTCGTTGACTCGAATCTCAACCGGGCAAATCCGGTGGCACGCACCGCACTTTGTACATTTATCCGCATCAAATTTCAACCTAATCAGGCTGATCCGGTTGAACAGACCATAAAAAGCCCCCAACGGACACAGGACGCGGCAAAACGGACGGGAGACAAACACGCTGGCAACAAGGGTGATCGCCAGGAGGACGAGTTTATTGACAAAGAGCCAGCCGACGCTGCTGCGCAGGTCCGCATCCAAAAGCAAGAGGGGGATACCCGCCTCCAGCGTTCCGGCCGGACAGAGAAACTTGCAGAACCAGGGGAGGCCAAGGTCGAACTCGTTGATCACCAGCAGGGGGAGGAGGATCACCGATAAGACGAGCACCAGGTGGCGGATCCACCCCAGCCATTGGGGGAGGGAAAATTTCGGTCCGGGAATACGGTGGAGCCACTCCTGGATCAGGCCAAAGGGGCAGGCCCAGCCGCAAACAAAGCGACCGAAGACGACCCCAAGCAGGCCGATCGCCCCCAGGACGTAGGTGCCGATGAAGAGTTGGCCCGCAGCAAAGGACATGCGGATCCCGAGCAGCAGCTGCTGCAGGCTGCCGATGGGACAAAAGGTGGTCGAGGCGGGGCAGGAGTAGCAGTTCAGCCCCGGAGAGCAGAGGACCTTCAGTGGCCCCTGGTAGATGCTGCCGCTCTGGGGAAAGCCCCAATAGCCGTTGGTCAGCAGGGTAAAAAGCAGCTGCAGCCAGTGTCGTAGCCGCTGCATCAGCCGATCCCGATGCAGGCCAGACAGATCGAGCGGGCCTGCTCCAACACTCGAGACGGCTCGTCCAGGGTGATGCCGATCAGGAGCAGGAGGAGAAAGAACGCCATCAGCACGAGCGGCATCCTTCGGGGCGATGTCCGTCCTCGGCGCTTCTCCTGTCGCGTTGTACCCGCCACGACCCCGGCTACTCGCGGGAGAGCATACCGACCAATCGATCGAGATCGTCACTTGAATAGTATTCGATCTCAATCTTGCCCCGGGTGCCCTGTTGAACGATGCGCACCTTGGTATGCAGTTGGTTGGTCAGTTGGGTCATCAGGGTGTTGCAGTAGGTGGCCGGTAGTTCTTCCTTGACCACCGTTTGCGTACGCGCCTCGGCTGCCTTGGGGGCGTTTTTGGACTGTTGCGCACTGCAGAGACGTTCCGCGGCCCGAACCGACAGTTCCTCGGCGACAATCCTATCGCGCACGATCTGCATCTGGTCCGGATCATCCTTAACCCGCAACAGGACCCGGGCATGGCCCTCGCTGATCCGCCCCTGAACGACATCCTCCTGAAGCGAAGCAGGCAGCTGCAACAACCGCAGCACATTGGTGATGGTGGATCGCTGACGGCCGACCCGTTTTGCCACCTCCTCCTGGGTGAGCTTGAATTCCTCCATCAGACGGCTATAGGCCTGGGCCTCTTCAATGGGATTGAGATCATGCCGCTGAATATTCTCGATCAGGGCCAGTTCAAGCCGTTCCCGATCTCCGGCCTCATCCATCACCACCACCGGCACCTCGTTAAGACCGGCCAGTTTGGCTGCCCGCAGACGTCGCTCACCGGCGATCAGGGTATATCGGCTGCCGCTGCCCTTGACGACCAAAAGGGGCTGAATAACCCCTTTTTCCGCGATGGAATCAGCCAACTGCTGCAGCTTTTCCGGATCGAAATAACTGCGCGGCTGGTGGGGATTCGGAACTATTTTATCAATGTCGCAGTTAAAATATTTTTCGTCCTCTTCCAGGCTCTCTTCCGGCAACAGTGCGCCGACGCCACGGCCCAAAACACTCTTTGCCATTACGCCCTCCCTTTGGCTCGCTTAAGAAATTCCGTGCCCAACTGTTTGTAGGCTTTTGCTCCCGGACAACCGGGATCATACTCGATAATGGTCTGCCCGTGGCTGGGGCTTTCACTTAAACGCACATTCCGAGGAATGACCGTCTTGTAGACCTGCTCCCCGAAATGTTTTTGGATCTCGCTGGCCACGGAATGGGTCAAGCGATTACGCCGGTCATACATGGTCAACAACAACCCCTCGATGTATAAATCCCGATTCAGGCTTTTCTTCACCTTGCGAATGGTGGAGATCAGCTGCGCCAACCCCTCCATGGCGAAATATTCGCACTGCAGGGGAATCAGCACCGAATCGGCGGCGGTGAGGCTGTTGACGGTCAACATCCCCAACGAAGGCGGACAATCGACGAGGATGTAATCAAAGGAATCGCGAACAGGACGGAGCACGGACTTGAGGCGCTTTTCACGATTTTCCTGGCTAAGCAGTTCCACTTCCACCCCGACCAGATCGATCGAGGCAGGCAGGACGGACAGATTCTTGACGTTGGTCGTCTGGATGCAATCGCCGGTCTCTTTGGTGCCGGTGTAGCAACTGTAGATATTTTGTTCCGTGTTCGACTTGAACACCCCCACACCGCTGGAGGCATTCCCCTGTGGATCGGAATCGACCAGCAGTACCTTTTTCCCTTTGCTCGCCAAAACGGCAGCGAGATTCAATGCGGTTGTGGTTTTACCGACACCGCCCTTTTGGTTGGCTAAGGCGATAATGTGTGTTTCCACGGTAAATCTTCTCCTGACAGCTCTTTGTTAATGAAACATTCACGGAGTATACTATACTCTTGCCCCCCAGAGAATAGTTCTCTTACCACCTCAATCACTTTGCCCATGTGGCCATTCTCGTGGAAGACTCGAGGATGAAGCTTCGCGTGCGCAAGAGCCTGTTTTTGCGAGACGCGATCTTTCGTTGTTAGACTTTTACAAAGCCACCATGTTTCACGTGAAACATTGCCGGCGCGGGACCCAAGTATGACGGATTATAGCGATGTACTCATCATAGGTAGTGGTGTATCGGGACTGTCGTTTGCGTTGAAGGTTGCGCAGTTTTCCAAAGTCACCCTGATCACAAAGAAAAAGAAAGCCGATACGGCCACCAATTTGGCCCAGGGCGGCGTGGCTGCGGTCCTCTCTGTCGAGGATTCGGTGGAAGCACATATTAAGGACACCCTCTGCTCTGGGGATGGCATCTGCAACGAGGAGATTGTTCGCGTGGTCACCACCGAGGGACCGGATCGGGTGCGCGAACTGATGGAACTCGGTGTCCAGTTTCAGCGGGGCGAGAACGGCGAGGGATTTGACCTGGGCATGGAAGGCGGCCACTCGGCCCGCCGTGTGGCCCATGCAACCGACATCACCGGCAAGGAGATCGAACGGGCCCTGCTGGTCCAAATCGATGCCAATCCCAACATCACGGTGCTTGAAGATCACCTGGCCATTGACCTGCTGATCGAATCCAAGGCCCTTGGCCGCGAGCGCACCAACGGCGACCGCTGCCTCGGAGCCTATGTGCTCAATCGCAGCACCGGAGAAGTCGAAACCCACTGCGCCGGGGTGACCGTGCTCTGCACCGGCGGCTGCGGCAAGGTCTATCTCTATACCACTAACCCGGATATCGCCACCGGCGACGGTGTGGCCATGGCCTATCGCGCCGGAGCCAAGGTCGCCAACCTGGAATTCATTCAATTCCATCCCACCTGTTTTTTCAACCGCGAAGCAAAAAACTTCCTTATTTCCGAAGCGGTGCGCGGCGAGGGCGGCATTCTCATCAACCAGCAGGGAGAAGCCTTCATGAAGAAGTATGACCCCCGCGGCGACCTCGCCACCCGTGATGCCGTTGCCCGTGGCATCGATGCCGAGATGAAATCGACCGGCACGGATTGTGTCTTTCTCGACATTACCCACAAGCCCGCCGATTTTCTCCGCGAACGATTCCCCAACATCTATGGTACCTGCAAGAAGTACGGCGTCGACCTGACCGAAAAGCCGATTCCGGTTGTCCCTGCAGCCCACTACATGTGCGGCGGGGTGGTTGTGGATGAATACGGTCGCAGTTCAATAAACAACCTGATGGTGCTGGGTGAAACCGCCTGTACCGGCTTGCATGGGGCCAACCGCCTGGCCTCGAACTCCCTTCTGGAGGCAGTGGTCTTTGCCCACCGGGCGGCCAAACTGATCAAGGAGAAGATAGAGGCTATCCGCGCACTGCCGCGCATAGAGATCGAACCCTGGCGAACCGGTGGGGCGGAGATCCTCGATGAATCCATCCTGGTGAAGCACAACTGGGATCAGGTCCGGCAGTTGATGTGGGATTATGTAGGCATCGTCCGACGGCAGAAACGGTTGGATCTGATCCAGACCCGTCTCAGTTGGATGGTCAAGGAGATCAAGGAACACTTTTATGACTACCTGCTCACACCAGACCTGGTTGAGCTGCGCAACCTGGCGGTTGTTGCCGACCTGATCGTGCAGAGTGCCAGCCTGCGCAAGGAGTCGCGCGGCCTCCATTACATCCTTGATTACCCGGAAAAGAACGACCGGGATTATAGAAAAGACACTATCCTGCAGAAGCGGTGATCACCGCACGAAAAAAAGCCCCCGGAGCGTTGTGCGCCGGGGGCTTTTCCATTCGTATGCCGCGGGGGTTACTGCTGCCGCATTTTCTGCATCTGCTCCATGGCCTCTCGCATCTGCCGCATCATCTCCTGCTGTTCCTCGCCGCTCATCCCATCAAGTTCCATCGCCTTTTGCCGCTCGGGCATCATCATGGTTGCGCCTTGAGCCTGCTGCTGCATCTTGACGGCACCATCCGGCTCCTTGAGGGAACTCACCATCTGCTGTATCGTGCCCTGCATCATGGCCTCGGCCTGGAGATCAAGCTCGGCGGTGATCCCGGATGGCGGGGAAAAGACGCTCTCCGGAATGGCAGTACTGGTATCGACCTTGGTGGCGATGGTGCTGTTCATCATCCCCATCATCGAGATCTCACTTTTCAACGGGATATCCGTCCCCTGGAAAACTGTGCTGGTGGACATCCCCTGGATCGTCACCACATCACATACGTAGTCCATGAAGGTCGCGCTGGTCCGGGTAACGCTGCCGCCCATCTGCGCCATCATACCGGCTCCAAGGACTTTGGCATTTTTCTCGAAATTCTTCTTCTCGCTGCTGCTGAGCTTGGTATATTCTTGCTTGAACAGCTTGCTGGGGTTGGTGCTCTTGGAACCGGTCTTTGCCACCAAGTCATAGGTGAAGATCCAGTCCGGATCCTGCATCTCCACGGTTTCGGTGCGGGTGGACATCCCCATCACCGTGGTTGCCCCCTTATGGTATTTGGCCCTGAGCCTGCCGTAATCCTTGATGTAGAGGGTCTCTTCGCCCTGTTCGGTTCCCTTGAGTTGGTAGTGGATGGTCGCTTCTTTGAATGGGAGTTGCACCTCCCAGGGAAAGTCGGCACTCCAGCCGGGGGATCCGCTCACTAAAATCCCCATAAATACGCCCAGCAGATATCGCATGTTCATACACCGCTCCTTTGTTCTCTATTGATAGGTTTCACCTCATCCTGCAGTGTACCCCATTGTAACGCCCCGAAGCGACAACTCAAGAGAAACCGCCGATGCTTTCCATCATCCAGCAGATCGCCGAACGCAAAATCCAACAGGCCATGGAAGAGGGCGCACTGCCCGATCTGAGCCACTGGAAGAACAAACCTCTCCCCCAGGAAGACCTCAGCAATGTTCCTCCAGACCTGCGCATGGCCTATCGACTCCTCAAAAACGCCGGTTACGTACCGGAAGAGGTGGCCCTGCAGAAGGAGATCACCCGCATGGAGCAGTTGCTTGAAACCTGTCGAGATGAAAAGGAGAAGGTACGGCAGCTGAAAAAAATCGGCTGCCTCAGGACCAAGCTCGAATGCCGCATAGGGCGCAGCATCGAGCTTGGTGAAGAGGGGCCGTATTACGAGAGAGTGGTGGACCGATTGGCCACCCCAAAAAAGAAGTAGGCCCGGAGTTCAGGCCTCCGTTACCTCACCGAACAGATCCCTGTTCTGTTCGATCTTATCCCGATTGCCGATGGTGACCCGATAGCGATCTTGCTGCAGTCGATGAAACAGCGGCGCATAGCTGCGCAATTCATCAACCCCGGTACGGATAATCTGCTCCACACGCTGCTGACGAAAGGCTGTGGTCATCCCGGTCAAATAATCGTTGCGCGCGTTGGCCCCCTTGGCTGCGGGCCCCTGATGCGGCGTTGCCGAACCATAGGCCCCGACAACCAGCTGCTGCATCGATTCCTGGGAGAGCTGCAGGCCTCCGATCACCGAGGGCAAGGCCTCATAGGCATCATAGGTTTTCCTGACCTGCGGATCACGGTAACTGACCATGCCAAAATTACCGGTCACATGGTTGAACTGAATGAAGCAACCGTAGGCTCCGCCCATCTGCCGCACCGTATTCCACAGATAGTCGCGTGACAACCAGGTACGGAGGACCTCGAAACTGCCGCTGTACCCCTCGGCATTCGGAAACAGCGAACAGGCCTGGATGTTGTAGACGATCTCCGCCGAGGTGGTGAAGGCCTGGGTCTTGGGCGCTGTGGGAAAGGTGATCTGGGCCGGGGCAATGATCCCGCCCGGCAGCTGTTGGACAAGACCGAGACCGAGATGTTGGAAGCGGGCAATGTCCTTGTCCTCGGCGGTGATCGAAATGACCATCCCTTGACGCCGCAGCAAAAGCTCACGGATCTGTCCCAGGGCCGCATGCAGTTGCGCCTCACCGTTGAGATAGTCAGCGGCCAGCTTCTTCAGGTGGAGATAGCTGGACATGCCCTGGACATGCTCATTGTACTGTCCGGCCAGGCTCAGTTGGGAGAAGGCACGGGTGACGGCAAGGGAGTAGCCCTCGCTCTGCACCGAGTGCTCGGCCCAGGCGAACTCACGCTGGACGATCTCTTCGATATGATGCTCATCGGAAAAATCCACCGAGGTCAAGACCTCTGTCACCAACTCGATGGCCTGGTCAAGATAGGAGGACAGGGCCTTGACATGGAGCCAGAGAATTGGCCGAACAACGTCCCGCTCGCCAGCTTTTATGTAGGCCTGAAAGGAATGGGAGAAGTCGCCGGTGCACAGGTTGATGGCCTTGGCGAACTGCATGTAGTCCTTGTTGGCTGTCCCGATCTCAGTGAGGATGGTGGCAAAAAGATCGAGGTAGGGGAGCAACTCCAGGGGCAGGGTAGAGCAATCGAATCCGAAATCCAGGTAGCAGATGCCGTTGGTCTCCAGGCTGTTGACCAGCAGTTCGGTCTCACCCAGCACGGTTGGTGTGACAGCATGAAAAGGCGGGTGGGCGTCCAGGTCGTCCAGACCGAGTCGAGGAAGACGGCGCAGGTCCTCCACCGTGTTGGACTCAGCCTGAAGGGCCATCAGTTCCCGGGTCCGTTCCACCAGTTTCTTGCGGGCCTCCGCATCAAGGGATTGGTTGAACCCGTCCAGCTGTTGCTGTTCCTCAAGGACATTTTGCGCCATCTTCTCCGGATCCGGTGCGAGGGTGACGGTGACCGTGGCCGGGTTGTCCAGCAGATAGGTCCGGATCAGGTGTTCGAAGTAGCCCTCCTCAATGGCCTCACGGCGGATCTCGGCCAAGAGGGCATCGACCGCCAGTGCCTCATAGGGAGAGACCCCGCCCTTCATCGCCGGCAGGGCCTTGCCGATCAGATCGAGTCCACGCT
Coding sequences within it:
- a CDS encoding GtrA family protein, which gives rise to MNVRDKEKPECGPQGQQRLLRQMWRFFLVGSAAFMVNGVLVEILVHPIGPVKAQLFAFPLAATVAWWLNRTYTFGASSSALHREWFTYIMANGIGWLINNGVYLLLIYRFRLVAQHPSLAVAAGSIAGMFVNFILSRQLVFRKNDVPPLPKTSSSLH
- the bioD gene encoding dethiobiotin synthase, which codes for MTQPQYTLAIGGIDTDVGKSYITGLFARYLLQLGHTVTTLKLVQTGCTEMSEDILLHRKLMGQPLTDFDREGTTCPYLFPFPASPVLAARMVGKTIEESVLDQAIATLQKRHQWLLVEGAGGLLVPLTADRVLLDFYAARKMPMVLVGSPRLGSINHIRLSLEAIKAREIPFLGLVYNLYGDHPKEIVQDTLVECRKALTDYGFAQRLVIVPDVRESHAAAWQVLADAAREVSADR
- the bioC gene encoding malonyl-ACP O-methyltransferase BioC, producing MYDVTRSIPMIPDKKLIRLRFEQAASTYEQHATVQHRVAEHLLAMLAEAAPGLAPDQALEIGCCTGLLTQRIFECFPALSHLTISDLVAAFEECVCRKIGPKAENITFVAGDIESVRLPGSFDLIISSSTLHWVHDLPALCTKLHRQLHTGGIFALSLYGKDNLREIRDVTGVGLVYRNLDQLLTVMSERFEILAAEEAREVLWYADPLAVLKHLRATGVNSIGQQAWTRRQVNEFIHQYQHLFGGERGVRLTYHPMFVVARPRS
- a CDS encoding SH3 domain-containing protein, producing the protein MKGRHLVLSVACFLLLHLHGAAGAEMVAIAGEDINMRSGPGTDQGILWKLGSGYPLEVISKKGDWLQVRDFEGSTGWVHRKTTQQDAYVIVRANKDNGQQINVRKEPKTDAEIVARANYGTVFHVLGSQGGWIHVEHDQGVSGWILGSLLWGK
- a CDS encoding 4Fe-4S binding protein → MQRLRHWLQLLFTLLTNGYWGFPQSGSIYQGPLKVLCSPGLNCYSCPASTTFCPIGSLQQLLLGIRMSFAAGQLFIGTYVLGAIGLLGVVFGRFVCGWACPFGLIQEWLHRIPGPKFSLPQWLGWIRHLVLVLSVILLPLLVINEFDLGLPWFCKFLCPAGTLEAGIPLLLLDADLRSSVGWLFVNKLVLLAITLVASVFVSRPFCRVLCPLGAFYGLFNRISLIRLKFDADKCTKCGACHRICPVEIRVNEMVNSGSCIRCLKCCTEACRSGALGLDIAGYGVTIGPPLSSDEPQQQGAKG
- a CDS encoding ParB/RepB/Spo0J family partition protein, producing the protein MAKSVLGRGVGALLPEESLEEDEKYFNCDIDKIVPNPHQPRSYFDPEKLQQLADSIAEKGVIQPLLVVKGSGSRYTLIAGERRLRAAKLAGLNEVPVVVMDEAGDRERLELALIENIQRHDLNPIEEAQAYSRLMEEFKLTQEEVAKRVGRQRSTITNVLRLLQLPASLQEDVVQGRISEGHARVLLRVKDDPDQMQIVRDRIVAEELSVRAAERLCSAQQSKNAPKAAEARTQTVVKEELPATYCNTLMTQLTNQLHTKVRIVQQGTRGKIEIEYYSSDDLDRLVGMLSRE
- a CDS encoding AAA family ATPase: METHIIALANQKGGVGKTTTALNLAAVLASKGKKVLLVDSDPQGNASSGVGVFKSNTEQNIYSCYTGTKETGDCIQTTNVKNLSVLPASIDLVGVEVELLSQENREKRLKSVLRPVRDSFDYILVDCPPSLGMLTVNSLTAADSVLIPLQCEYFAMEGLAQLISTIRKVKKSLNRDLYIEGLLLTMYDRRNRLTHSVASEIQKHFGEQVYKTVIPRNVRLSESPSHGQTIIEYDPGCPGAKAYKQLGTEFLKRAKGRA
- the nadB gene encoding L-aspartate oxidase; the encoded protein is MTDYSDVLIIGSGVSGLSFALKVAQFSKVTLITKKKKADTATNLAQGGVAAVLSVEDSVEAHIKDTLCSGDGICNEEIVRVVTTEGPDRVRELMELGVQFQRGENGEGFDLGMEGGHSARRVAHATDITGKEIERALLVQIDANPNITVLEDHLAIDLLIESKALGRERTNGDRCLGAYVLNRSTGEVETHCAGVTVLCTGGCGKVYLYTTNPDIATGDGVAMAYRAGAKVANLEFIQFHPTCFFNREAKNFLISEAVRGEGGILINQQGEAFMKKYDPRGDLATRDAVARGIDAEMKSTGTDCVFLDITHKPADFLRERFPNIYGTCKKYGVDLTEKPIPVVPAAHYMCGGVVVDEYGRSSINNLMVLGETACTGLHGANRLASNSLLEAVVFAHRAAKLIKEKIEAIRALPRIEIEPWRTGGAEILDESILVKHNWDQVRQLMWDYVGIVRRQKRLDLIQTRLSWMVKEIKEHFYDYLLTPDLVELRNLAVVADLIVQSASLRKESRGLHYILDYPEKNDRDYRKDTILQKR
- a CDS encoding DUF1992 domain-containing protein, which codes for MLSIIQQIAERKIQQAMEEGALPDLSHWKNKPLPQEDLSNVPPDLRMAYRLLKNAGYVPEEVALQKEITRMEQLLETCRDEKEKVRQLKKIGCLRTKLECRIGRSIELGEEGPYYERVVDRLATPKKK
- a CDS encoding insulinase family protein, whose amino-acid sequence is MTTFSLGSTYHGFTLDRVSFVEEINSTVYLFTHAVLGCQVLAIKNQDPNKTFCVSFRTVPEDSTGVAHILEHSVLMGSEKYPVKDVFGEINKGGLMTFLNAMTGADTTWYPFATRNLKEYFNIMDVYCDVVFNPLLLRSTFEQEGWHYHLENEEDNLQFMGVVFNEMKGAYSDPIRSLFHNIYQALMPESTYAHESGGDPRRIPDLSYEQFVEFHRSHYHPSNSTIFFYGDADLDAELAFVQERFLEKFAQPVEKAAIQEGKEVSAPLSVTDSYPVQPGSPTSERTFLAISSVIGTIQDRKLNTAFQIIANILFNSDGSPLKKAVFNSGVCKDFGGLFLSNSSIKSLIITYLVGTDTEKRDHFLALYKATLTRMVDQGLDHELMLSELNKYEFAVREEMNKAQRGLDLIGKALPAMKGGVSPYEALAVDALLAEIRREAIEEGYFEHLIRTYLLDNPATVTVTLAPDPEKMAQNVLEEQQQLDGFNQSLDAEARKKLVERTRELMALQAESNTVEDLRRLPRLGLDDLDAHPPFHAVTPTVLGETELLVNSLETNGICYLDFGFDCSTLPLELLPYLDLFATILTEIGTANKDYMQFAKAINLCTGDFSHSFQAYIKAGERDVVRPILWLHVKALSSYLDQAIELVTEVLTSVDFSDEHHIEEIVQREFAWAEHSVQSEGYSLAVTRAFSQLSLAGQYNEHVQGMSSYLHLKKLAADYLNGEAQLHAALGQIRELLLRRQGMVISITAEDKDIARFQHLGLGLVQQLPGGIIAPAQITFPTAPKTQAFTTSAEIVYNIQACSLFPNAEGYSGSFEVLRTWLSRDYLWNTVRQMGGAYGCFIQFNHVTGNFGMVSYRDPQVRKTYDAYEALPSVIGGLQLSQESMQQLVVGAYGSATPHQGPAAKGANARNDYLTGMTTAFRQQRVEQIIRTGVDELRSYAPLFHRLQQDRYRVTIGNRDKIEQNRDLFGEVTEA